A region from the Melanotaenia boesemani isolate fMelBoe1 chromosome 11, fMelBoe1.pri, whole genome shotgun sequence genome encodes:
- the bicdl1 gene encoding BICD family-like cargo adapter 1 isoform X1 produces MSAFCLDLQTSAVVSAPLELDSDCMEPRASPAAQEPGGFQGHSLRQAGSGGLGMALEEELAMITGERGDEEELSDLEAPAVGHNADLLLLFRQKEKDLVLAAKLGKALLERNQDLTKQYEKMHKDLNEKLEHLEQEKHELRRRLESREGEWEGRVAELETDVQQLQGELERHQVQLREADRDKTKAIRELSEQNHRLLEQLNRAAEVERQLSTQVHSLRDDFREKSMSTSQHMTRLETLQAEQGLEIKMLSERKMEIEHRMHAVLEENDLLQNTVDDLRERTLVLEKQCHEKDLQLRQSQLELQEVQVSHRQLTARLAELTEEHSLQTLTPHPSSLLCEIEQSMEQEEQEQEREQLRLQLWEAYCEVRALCSHLRGNDVTDSALSTDSSMDESSETSSVKDVPTGSLHTSLLELRRLTQNLLDGNESTGSRRSDEEALEEQVRKLGEELREVRELYEAEQKKTRSNEEELLQLHNQMALLSVETCSLREENERMRTMAEVREPSEKLQSAIRDRDDAIAKKKAVEMELAKCKIDIMSLNSQLLDAIQQKLNLSQQLEAWQDDMHRVIDQQLMDKHQDEWRSANTSLSGSSRSQSSRRAHRISDRDKRLFSFFKKN; encoded by the exons ATGTCCGCTTTCTGCCTGGACCTGCAGACGTCCGCCGTGGTTTCAGCACCACTGGAGCTGGACAGCGACTGCATGGAGCCGCGAGCCAGTCCCGCCGCTCAGGAGCCCGGCGGCTTCCAGGGTCACTCGCTGCGACAAGCCGGCTCCGGAGGCCTCGGCATGGCCTTGGAGGAAGAACTGGCCATGATCACCGGGGAGCGGGGAGACGAGGAGGAGCTGTCGGACCTAGAGGCGCCTGCAGTGGGACATAACGCGGACTTACTGTTGCTTTTCCGACAAAAGGAGAAAGACTTGGTTCTAGCTGCTAAACTCGGCAAAGCTTTGCTTGAAAGAAACCAAGACTTGACCAAGCAATATGAGAAAATGCACAAAGATCTCAACGAGAAATTAGAG CACTTGGAGCAAGAGAAACATGAGTTGCGACGGCGTCTGGAAAGTCGGGAAGGGGAGTGGGAGGGCCGCGTGGCCGAGCTGGAGACCGACGTCCAGCAGCTTCAGGGTGAGCTGGAGCGCCATCAAGTCCAGCTGAGAGAGGCTGACAGGGACAAGACCAAGGCCATCAGGGAGCTCTCTGAACAGAACCATAGACTGCTAGAGCAACTCAACAGG GCTGCAGAGGTGGAGAGGCAGCTGTCCACTCAGGTCCATTCATTACGGGACGACTTCAGGGAGAAGAGTATGTCTACAAGCCAGCACATGACACGACTAGAGACCCTACAGGCTGAG CAAGGGCTAGAA ATTAAGATGCTGTCAGAGAGGAAGATGGAGATCGAGCATCGGATGCACGCCGTGCTTGAGGAGAACGATCTGCTGCAGAACACTGTGGACGACCTGCGAGAGAGGACGCTGGTGTTGGAGAAACAGTGTCATGAAAAGGACCTTCAG TTGAGACAGAGCCAGTTGGAGCTCCAGGAGGTTCAAGTGTCCCACAGACAGCTGACTGCTAGGTTGGCTGAGCTGACGGAGGAGCACAGTCTCCAAACTCTCACCCCCCACCCATCCAGCCTGCTGTGCGAGATAGAGCAGAGCAtggagcaggaggagcaggagcaggagaGGGAACAG CTCCGTCTCCAGCTATGGGAGGCCTACTGTGAAGTTCGCGCGCTTTGCTCTCATCTCCGTGGAAACGACGTCACAGACTCAGCGCTGTCCACTGACTCCTCCATGGACGAGTCCTCAGAGACTTCCTCAGTCAAGGATGTGCCAACTGGGAGCCTCCACACCAGCCTGTTAGAACTACGAAGGCTCACGCAGAACCTGCTGGATGGCAACGAGTCTACG GGCTCGCGGCGCAGTGATGAGGAGGCTCTGGAGGAGCAGGTGAGGAAGCTGGGAGAAGAACTGCGGGAGGTCAGAGAGTTGTATGAAGctgagcagaaaaaaacacgTAGCAATGAAGAAGAGCTGCTACAGCTGCACAACCAG ATGGCGCTGCTCTCAGTGGAGACGTGCTCTCTCCGAGAGGAGAACGAGCGGATGAGGACGATGGCTGAAGTTCGAGAACCCAGCGAGAAGCTCCAGAGTGCTATCCGAGACAGAGACGACGCCATAGCCAA GAAGAAAGCTGTGGAAATGGAACTGGCCAAATGTAAAATAGACATAATGTCTCTGAACAGCCAGCTGCTGGACGCCATCCAGCAGAAGCTCAACTTGTCGCAGCAGCTGGAGGCTTGGCAG GATGATATGCACCGAGTAATTGACCAGCAGTTGATGGACAAGCACCAGGATGAGTGGCGTTCAGCCAATACCTCCCTGTCAGGGTCATCGCGGAGTCAGTCCTCAAGACGAGCTCATCGCATCTCTGACCGGGACAAgagacttttctcttttttcaaaaAGAACTGA
- the bicdl1 gene encoding BICD family-like cargo adapter 1 isoform X2, producing the protein MSAFCLDLQTSAVVSAPLELDSDCMEPRASPAAQEPGGFQGHSLRQAGSGGLGMALEEELAMITGERGDEEELSDLEAPAVGHNADLLLLFRQKEKDLVLAAKLGKALLERNQDLTKQYEKMHKDLNEKLEHLEQEKHELRRRLESREGEWEGRVAELETDVQQLQGELERHQVQLREADRDKTKAIRELSEQNHRLLEQLNRAAEVERQLSTQVHSLRDDFREKSMSTSQHMTRLETLQAEIKMLSERKMEIEHRMHAVLEENDLLQNTVDDLRERTLVLEKQCHEKDLQLRQSQLELQEVQVSHRQLTARLAELTEEHSLQTLTPHPSSLLCEIEQSMEQEEQEQEREQLRLQLWEAYCEVRALCSHLRGNDVTDSALSTDSSMDESSETSSVKDVPTGSLHTSLLELRRLTQNLLDGNESTGSRRSDEEALEEQVRKLGEELREVRELYEAEQKKTRSNEEELLQLHNQMALLSVETCSLREENERMRTMAEVREPSEKLQSAIRDRDDAIAKKKAVEMELAKCKIDIMSLNSQLLDAIQQKLNLSQQLEAWQDDMHRVIDQQLMDKHQDEWRSANTSLSGSSRSQSSRRAHRISDRDKRLFSFFKKN; encoded by the exons ATGTCCGCTTTCTGCCTGGACCTGCAGACGTCCGCCGTGGTTTCAGCACCACTGGAGCTGGACAGCGACTGCATGGAGCCGCGAGCCAGTCCCGCCGCTCAGGAGCCCGGCGGCTTCCAGGGTCACTCGCTGCGACAAGCCGGCTCCGGAGGCCTCGGCATGGCCTTGGAGGAAGAACTGGCCATGATCACCGGGGAGCGGGGAGACGAGGAGGAGCTGTCGGACCTAGAGGCGCCTGCAGTGGGACATAACGCGGACTTACTGTTGCTTTTCCGACAAAAGGAGAAAGACTTGGTTCTAGCTGCTAAACTCGGCAAAGCTTTGCTTGAAAGAAACCAAGACTTGACCAAGCAATATGAGAAAATGCACAAAGATCTCAACGAGAAATTAGAG CACTTGGAGCAAGAGAAACATGAGTTGCGACGGCGTCTGGAAAGTCGGGAAGGGGAGTGGGAGGGCCGCGTGGCCGAGCTGGAGACCGACGTCCAGCAGCTTCAGGGTGAGCTGGAGCGCCATCAAGTCCAGCTGAGAGAGGCTGACAGGGACAAGACCAAGGCCATCAGGGAGCTCTCTGAACAGAACCATAGACTGCTAGAGCAACTCAACAGG GCTGCAGAGGTGGAGAGGCAGCTGTCCACTCAGGTCCATTCATTACGGGACGACTTCAGGGAGAAGAGTATGTCTACAAGCCAGCACATGACACGACTAGAGACCCTACAGGCTGAG ATTAAGATGCTGTCAGAGAGGAAGATGGAGATCGAGCATCGGATGCACGCCGTGCTTGAGGAGAACGATCTGCTGCAGAACACTGTGGACGACCTGCGAGAGAGGACGCTGGTGTTGGAGAAACAGTGTCATGAAAAGGACCTTCAG TTGAGACAGAGCCAGTTGGAGCTCCAGGAGGTTCAAGTGTCCCACAGACAGCTGACTGCTAGGTTGGCTGAGCTGACGGAGGAGCACAGTCTCCAAACTCTCACCCCCCACCCATCCAGCCTGCTGTGCGAGATAGAGCAGAGCAtggagcaggaggagcaggagcaggagaGGGAACAG CTCCGTCTCCAGCTATGGGAGGCCTACTGTGAAGTTCGCGCGCTTTGCTCTCATCTCCGTGGAAACGACGTCACAGACTCAGCGCTGTCCACTGACTCCTCCATGGACGAGTCCTCAGAGACTTCCTCAGTCAAGGATGTGCCAACTGGGAGCCTCCACACCAGCCTGTTAGAACTACGAAGGCTCACGCAGAACCTGCTGGATGGCAACGAGTCTACG GGCTCGCGGCGCAGTGATGAGGAGGCTCTGGAGGAGCAGGTGAGGAAGCTGGGAGAAGAACTGCGGGAGGTCAGAGAGTTGTATGAAGctgagcagaaaaaaacacgTAGCAATGAAGAAGAGCTGCTACAGCTGCACAACCAG ATGGCGCTGCTCTCAGTGGAGACGTGCTCTCTCCGAGAGGAGAACGAGCGGATGAGGACGATGGCTGAAGTTCGAGAACCCAGCGAGAAGCTCCAGAGTGCTATCCGAGACAGAGACGACGCCATAGCCAA GAAGAAAGCTGTGGAAATGGAACTGGCCAAATGTAAAATAGACATAATGTCTCTGAACAGCCAGCTGCTGGACGCCATCCAGCAGAAGCTCAACTTGTCGCAGCAGCTGGAGGCTTGGCAG GATGATATGCACCGAGTAATTGACCAGCAGTTGATGGACAAGCACCAGGATGAGTGGCGTTCAGCCAATACCTCCCTGTCAGGGTCATCGCGGAGTCAGTCCTCAAGACGAGCTCATCGCATCTCTGACCGGGACAAgagacttttctcttttttcaaaaAGAACTGA